A single region of the Stenotrophomonas sp. Marseille-Q4652 genome encodes:
- a CDS encoding nucleoside transporter C-terminal domain-containing protein, with product MVEGLGRIGFGLFGLAVLIGITWLFSNNKRAVDWKLIATGIALQIGFAALVLLVPGGRDVFDLLGRGFVRILSFVNEGSGFIFGSLMNTETYGFIFAFQVLPTIIFFAALMGVMYHLGVMQAIVRAMAWAITKVMRVSGAETTSVCASVFIGQTEAPLTVRPYISRMTQSELLTMMIGGMAHIAGGVLAAYVGMLGGGDPTAQAFYAKHLLAASIMAAPATLVIAKLLVPETGTPLTRGTVKMEVEKTSSNIIDAAAAGAADGLKLALNIGAMLLAFIALIALLNAPLTWIGEVTGLAQALGKPTNLATIFGYVLAPLAWVIGTPWADATTVGSLIGQKVVINEFVAYLQLSEIINGNVAGVTLSDEGRLIATYALCGFANFSSIAIQIGGIGGLAPERRSDLAKFGLRAVLGGTIATLMTATIAGVLTHFG from the coding sequence ATGGTCGAAGGTTTGGGCAGGATCGGCTTCGGCCTGTTCGGTTTGGCGGTGCTGATCGGCATCACCTGGTTGTTTTCCAACAACAAGCGTGCGGTGGACTGGAAGCTCATCGCCACCGGCATTGCGCTGCAGATCGGCTTCGCCGCACTGGTATTGCTGGTGCCCGGCGGACGCGACGTGTTCGACCTGCTCGGCCGCGGCTTCGTCCGCATCCTGAGCTTCGTCAACGAAGGCTCAGGCTTCATCTTCGGCAGCCTGATGAACACCGAGACCTACGGTTTCATCTTCGCCTTCCAGGTGCTGCCGACCATCATCTTCTTCGCCGCGCTGATGGGCGTGATGTACCACCTGGGCGTGATGCAGGCGATCGTGCGCGCGATGGCCTGGGCGATTACCAAGGTGATGCGCGTGTCCGGGGCCGAGACCACCAGCGTCTGCGCCAGCGTCTTCATCGGCCAGACCGAAGCGCCGCTGACCGTGCGCCCCTACATCAGTCGCATGACCCAGTCCGAGCTGCTGACCATGATGATCGGCGGCATGGCCCACATCGCCGGTGGCGTGCTCGCCGCCTACGTAGGCATGCTCGGCGGCGGTGATCCGACCGCGCAGGCGTTCTACGCCAAGCACCTGCTGGCCGCCTCGATCATGGCCGCGCCGGCCACCCTGGTGATCGCCAAGCTGCTGGTGCCGGAAACCGGCACCCCGCTGACCCGCGGCACGGTGAAGATGGAAGTGGAGAAGACCTCGTCCAACATCATCGACGCCGCCGCTGCCGGCGCCGCGGACGGCCTGAAGCTGGCGCTGAACATCGGCGCGATGCTGCTGGCCTTCATTGCCCTGATCGCCCTGCTCAACGCCCCGCTGACCTGGATCGGTGAAGTCACCGGCCTGGCCCAGGCGCTGGGCAAGCCGACCAACCTGGCCACCATCTTTGGCTACGTGCTGGCCCCACTGGCGTGGGTGATCGGCACCCCGTGGGCCGATGCGACCACGGTCGGTTCGCTGATCGGCCAGAAGGTCGTGATCAACGAGTTCGTGGCTTACCTGCAGTTGTCGGAAATCATCAACGGCAACGTCGCCGGCGTGACCCTGAGCGACGAAGGCCGGCTGATCGCAACCTACGCGCTGTGCGGCTTCGCCAACTTCAGCTCGATCGCGATCCAGATCGGCGGCATCGGCGGCCTGGCCCCGGAGCGTCGTTCGGACCTGGCCAAATTCGGCCTGCGTGCGGTGCTTGGCGGTACCATCGCCACCCTGATGACGGCGACCATCGCCGGCGTGCTGACCCATTTCGGCTGA
- a CDS encoding ribokinase, giving the protein MSSVVVAGSFNVDHVWRCDTLPAPGATIAGRYSTGPGGKGFNQAVAARRAGADTTFLCALGDDAGGAMARGLAAQDGFAVVAEPSSEATGTGGIYVDSRGRNTIVIGPGANAALSTEFIEAQRALLAGAGVVLAQLESPVETIEAVLAAAREAGVTTVLNAAPADAPSSIGLLKLADVLTPNETEFAALLSRHVGERVEADNVATLDGATLHGLCRKLVGNGTVVVTLGAVGVFVSHAEENLRGDTQPYYRVGAEQVQAIDTTGAGDAFNGALAASIAQSPEAPFARHVRFANQFAGRSTEKEGAAVAMPHFTPADAG; this is encoded by the coding sequence ATGAGTTCTGTCGTAGTAGCTGGTTCCTTCAATGTCGATCACGTCTGGCGTTGCGACACCCTGCCCGCGCCGGGTGCGACCATTGCCGGCCGCTACAGCACCGGCCCCGGCGGCAAGGGCTTCAACCAGGCCGTGGCCGCGCGCCGTGCCGGTGCGGACACCACGTTCCTGTGCGCGCTTGGCGATGACGCCGGCGGCGCGATGGCACGCGGGCTGGCCGCGCAGGACGGTTTTGCCGTCGTGGCCGAACCCAGCAGCGAAGCCACCGGCACGGGCGGCATCTATGTCGACAGCCGCGGCCGCAACACCATCGTCATCGGCCCCGGTGCCAATGCCGCGCTGAGCACGGAGTTCATCGAGGCCCAGCGCGCGCTGCTGGCCGGGGCCGGCGTGGTGCTGGCCCAGCTGGAATCGCCGGTGGAGACCATCGAGGCGGTGCTGGCCGCCGCACGCGAAGCCGGTGTCACCACCGTACTCAATGCCGCACCGGCCGATGCGCCCTCCAGCATCGGCCTGCTCAAGCTGGCCGACGTGCTGACCCCGAACGAGACCGAGTTCGCCGCCCTGCTCAGCCGCCATGTCGGCGAGCGCGTGGAAGCCGACAACGTGGCCACGCTGGACGGCGCCACGCTGCACGGCCTGTGCCGCAAGCTGGTCGGCAACGGCACCGTGGTGGTGACCCTTGGCGCGGTGGGCGTATTCGTCTCCCATGCGGAGGAGAACCTTCGCGGCGACACCCAGCCCTACTACCGGGTTGGCGCCGAACAGGTCCAGGCCATCGACACCACCGGCGCCGGCGATGCCTTCAATGGTGCTCTGGCGGCCTCGATCGCACAGTCGCCGGAGGCACCGTTCGCCCGCCACGTACGCTTTGCCAACCAGTTCGCCGGGCGCTCCACCGAGAAGGAAGGCGCAGCGGTGGCGATGCCACACTTCACTCCGGCCGACGCCGGCTGA
- a CDS encoding DUF4893 domain-containing protein produces MPSPSVIPAVLLLTLAASLPLSLRAAEPAGCDWRERALPADADLIDSRGLGLEERLLPIGDQPEAAELLALLERPALPLGDLQGRWRVRSLQFSRLFGDAGQVFAYPFFNALIDRNPCGYHLAKTSGSQRRSGQLYPLQGEPMLAFLGAATINAQTPADYDPQRPAESQAPGDGNSAGVLRRIGADELLLVLDATGDDFEVYHFKR; encoded by the coding sequence ATGCCCTCCCCGTCCGTAATCCCCGCCGTCCTGCTGCTGACGCTCGCCGCCAGCCTGCCGCTGTCGCTGCGCGCGGCCGAACCTGCCGGCTGCGACTGGCGCGAACGCGCCCTGCCGGCCGATGCCGACCTGATCGACTCGCGCGGACTCGGACTGGAGGAGCGGCTGCTGCCCATCGGCGACCAGCCCGAGGCCGCCGAGCTGCTGGCCCTGCTCGAGCGCCCGGCCCTGCCACTGGGCGACCTGCAGGGCCGGTGGCGGGTACGCTCGCTGCAGTTCTCGCGCCTGTTCGGCGACGCCGGCCAGGTGTTCGCCTATCCGTTCTTCAACGCGTTGATCGACCGCAACCCCTGCGGCTACCACCTGGCCAAGACCTCCGGCTCGCAGCGCCGCAGCGGCCAGTTGTATCCGCTGCAGGGCGAACCGATGCTGGCCTTCCTCGGCGCGGCCACGATCAACGCCCAGACCCCGGCCGACTACGATCCGCAGCGGCCGGCCGAAAGCCAGGCCCCGGGCGACGGCAACAGCGCCGGCGTGCTGCGCCGGATCGGTGCCGACGAGCTGTTGCTGGTGCTTGACGCCACCGGTGACGACTTCGAGGTCTACCACTTCAAGCGCTGA
- the dusB gene encoding tRNA dihydrouridine synthase DusB, whose translation MQIGPYTIAPNVVLAPMAGVTDKPFRQLCKQLGAGLAASEMTISDPRFWNTRKSIHRMDHAGEPAPISVQIAGTEPRQLAEAARYNVDNGAQIIDINMGCPAKKVCNAWAGSALMRDEQLVARILEAVVAAVQVPVTLKIRTGWCAEVRNAPTIAHIAESSGIAALAIHGRTRNQHYTGEAEYDTIAAIKAQLSIPVIANGDIDSPRKAALVLKHTGADAVMVGRAAQGRPWIFREIAHYLATGQELPPPSLAEVRDILLGHLTHLHAFYGEPQGVRIARKHLGWYAKDRPENAAFRAVVNRAETPEEQLRLTADYFDALIADEHAQAA comes from the coding sequence ATGCAGATCGGCCCCTACACCATCGCCCCGAACGTCGTCCTGGCGCCCATGGCGGGCGTGACCGACAAGCCGTTCCGGCAGTTGTGCAAGCAGCTGGGCGCGGGGCTGGCTGCCTCGGAGATGACGATTTCCGATCCGCGCTTCTGGAACACCCGCAAGTCGATCCACCGCATGGACCACGCCGGCGAACCGGCGCCGATCAGCGTGCAGATCGCCGGCACCGAGCCGCGGCAGCTGGCCGAGGCGGCGCGCTACAACGTGGACAACGGCGCGCAGATCATCGACATCAACATGGGCTGCCCGGCGAAGAAGGTGTGCAACGCCTGGGCCGGCTCGGCGCTGATGCGCGACGAGCAGCTGGTCGCGCGCATCCTCGAGGCGGTGGTTGCCGCGGTCCAGGTGCCGGTGACGCTGAAGATCCGCACCGGCTGGTGCGCCGAGGTGCGCAACGCGCCGACCATCGCGCATATCGCAGAGAGTTCCGGCATCGCCGCGCTGGCCATCCACGGCCGCACCCGCAACCAGCACTACACCGGTGAAGCCGAGTACGACACCATCGCCGCGATCAAGGCGCAGCTGTCGATCCCGGTGATTGCCAACGGCGACATCGACTCGCCGCGCAAGGCCGCGCTCGTGCTCAAGCACACCGGTGCCGATGCGGTAATGGTCGGCCGCGCCGCCCAGGGCCGGCCGTGGATCTTCCGCGAGATCGCCCACTACCTGGCCACTGGCCAGGAACTGCCGCCGCCGTCGCTGGCCGAGGTGCGCGACATCCTGCTTGGCCACCTCACCCACCTGCACGCCTTCTACGGCGAACCGCAGGGCGTGCGCATCGCCCGCAAGCACCTGGGCTGGTACGCGAAGGACCGCCCGGAGAACGCCGCCTTCCGCGCGGTGGTCAACCGCGCCGAGACTCCGGAAGAACAGCTCCGCCTCACCGCCGACTACTTCGACGCGCTGATCGCCGACGAACACGCACAGGCGGCCTGA
- a CDS encoding methyltransferase domain-containing protein produces MTRNDFPYLHGFSATEQARLRKQARLFEPTIFHDIDFCNSRHVLEVGSGVGAQTEILLRRFPELRVTGIDLNERQLGAAIEQLGTMPWLQGRYEFQQADATNLPFDARSFDGAFLCWVLEHVPSPARALAEVRRVLSPGSPVYLTEVMNASFLLDPYSPNLWRYWMAFNDFQIDSGGDPFVGAKLGNLLLAGGFRDVQTQTRTLHLDNREPARRKVMFALWEELLLSAADQLLAAEKVDQATVDGMRREFSQVQNDPDAVFFYSFVQARATVY; encoded by the coding sequence ATGACCCGCAACGACTTCCCCTACCTGCATGGCTTCTCGGCCACCGAACAGGCGCGACTGCGCAAGCAGGCCAGACTGTTCGAGCCGACGATCTTCCACGACATCGACTTCTGCAATTCGCGCCACGTGCTGGAAGTGGGCAGCGGCGTCGGTGCGCAGACCGAGATCCTGCTGCGCCGCTTCCCCGAGCTGCGCGTGACCGGCATCGACCTCAACGAGCGCCAGCTTGGCGCGGCCATCGAACAGCTCGGCACCATGCCGTGGCTGCAGGGCCGCTACGAGTTCCAGCAGGCCGATGCCACCAACCTGCCGTTCGATGCACGCAGCTTCGATGGGGCCTTCCTGTGCTGGGTGCTGGAGCACGTGCCCTCGCCGGCCCGCGCGCTGGCCGAAGTGCGGCGCGTGCTCAGCCCCGGCTCGCCGGTGTACCTGACCGAGGTGATGAACGCCTCGTTCCTGCTCGATCCGTATTCGCCCAACCTGTGGCGCTACTGGATGGCATTCAACGATTTCCAGATCGACAGCGGCGGCGACCCCTTCGTCGGTGCCAAGCTCGGCAACCTGCTGCTGGCCGGTGGCTTCCGCGACGTGCAGACCCAGACCCGCACCCTGCACCTGGACAACCGCGAACCGGCCCGGCGCAAGGTGATGTTCGCGCTGTGGGAGGAACTGCTGCTGTCGGCGGCCGACCAGCTGCTGGCCGCCGAGAAGGTGGACCAGGCCACGGTCGATGGCATGCGCCGGGAGTTCAGCCAGGTCCAGAACGATCCGGACGCGGTGTTCTTCTATTCCTTCGTGCAGGCCCGGGCCACGGTCTACTGA
- a CDS encoding metal-dependent hydrolase, producing MDSISQIVLGGAVAAAIAPAGHRRAALLAGAGLGTLPDLDGLLIAAFTRDPVMLMTVHRSFSHSLLVLPLLGTLIWWLYLRFGHGRVAQAPRRWWWVIVLALVTHPLLDAFTVYGTQLWWPFMPSPTMWSSVFIIDPLYTVWLLVGCAVAWFARARPSAQRALVAGLLLSSGYLGWSLLAKGMVEREAQRSLAAIGLGDAPRFSVPMPFNTLLWRVVAMTPQGYVVGDRSLWADEGPMHFEGHPSNVQALRQAQSIPAVARLQWFNRGFMRARVVDGELVLSDLRMGLEPDYNFNFAVARADGQGWRQMPPQSRPPAYRSEGGRELLKQRLHAMWQRIWTMPPPAGEAAAAPAVGAPSR from the coding sequence ATGGATTCCATCAGCCAGATCGTCCTGGGCGGCGCCGTCGCCGCCGCCATTGCACCCGCCGGACATCGCCGCGCGGCCCTGCTGGCCGGGGCCGGACTGGGCACCTTGCCCGACCTGGACGGCCTGCTCATCGCCGCGTTCACCCGCGACCCGGTGATGCTGATGACCGTGCACCGCAGCTTCAGCCATTCGCTGCTGGTGCTGCCGCTGCTGGGCACGCTGATCTGGTGGCTGTACCTGCGTTTTGGCCATGGCCGCGTGGCACAGGCGCCGCGGCGCTGGTGGTGGGTCATCGTGCTGGCGCTGGTGACCCACCCGCTGCTCGATGCCTTCACCGTGTACGGCACTCAGCTGTGGTGGCCCTTCATGCCGTCGCCGACGATGTGGTCGAGCGTGTTCATCATCGATCCGTTGTACACGGTGTGGCTGCTGGTCGGCTGCGCGGTGGCGTGGTTTGCGCGGGCACGGCCGTCGGCGCAGCGCGCGCTGGTGGCCGGTCTGCTGCTCAGCAGCGGCTACCTGGGCTGGTCGCTGCTGGCCAAGGGCATGGTCGAACGGGAGGCCCAACGCAGCCTTGCCGCGATCGGCCTGGGCGATGCGCCGCGCTTCTCGGTGCCAATGCCCTTCAACACCCTGCTGTGGCGGGTGGTGGCGATGACGCCGCAGGGCTACGTGGTCGGCGACCGCTCGCTGTGGGCCGACGAGGGTCCGATGCACTTCGAGGGCCATCCGTCCAACGTGCAGGCACTGCGCCAGGCGCAGTCGATCCCGGCCGTTGCCCGGCTGCAATGGTTCAACCGCGGCTTCATGCGCGCCCGGGTGGTGGATGGCGAGCTGGTGCTCAGTGACCTGCGCATGGGCCTGGAGCCGGACTACAACTTCAACTTCGCCGTGGCCCGGGCTGACGGGCAGGGCTGGCGCCAGATGCCCCCGCAATCGCGCCCGCCAGCGTATCGCAGCGAGGGCGGGCGCGAGCTGCTCAAGCAGCGGCTGCACGCGATGTGGCAGCGCATCTGGACCATGCCGCCGCCTGCCGGCGAAGCGGCTGCTGCGCCGGCGGTGGGCGCCCCGTCGCGATGA
- the metK gene encoding methionine adenosyltransferase: MSSYLFTSESVSEGHPDKIADQISDAVLDAILTQDKRARVACETLVKTGAAIVAGEVTTSAWVDIEELTRNVINQIGYDNSNVGFDGHTCAIINMLGKQSPDIAAGVDGTDRKAKKPEEQGAGDQGLMFGYACNEAPEFMPAPIYYSHRLVEQQAKVRKKKNSPLPWLRPDAKSQVTLRYSEDGRIAGLDAVVLSTQHDPGVKQKDLIEAVREYILKPVLPKAWLDSLPKNKVHINPTGIFVIGGPVGDCGLTGRKIIVDTYGGMARHGGGAFSGKDPSKVDRSAAYAARYVAKNVVAAGLADKCEVQVSYAIGVAEPTSISVTTFGTGKIPDAQIEKLIRAHFDLRPYGIIKMLDLIHPMYQQTAAYGHFGRKPKEFSYIDGEGKTQNATAFSWEKTDRAEALRKAAKLK; the protein is encoded by the coding sequence ATGTCCAGCTACCTGTTCACTTCCGAATCGGTGTCCGAAGGCCATCCGGACAAGATTGCCGACCAGATCTCCGATGCGGTCCTGGACGCGATCCTGACCCAGGACAAGCGCGCCCGCGTGGCCTGCGAAACCCTGGTCAAGACCGGTGCGGCCATCGTCGCCGGCGAAGTCACCACCTCGGCCTGGGTCGACATCGAGGAGCTGACCCGCAACGTCATCAACCAGATCGGTTATGACAACTCCAACGTCGGCTTCGACGGCCATACCTGCGCCATCATCAACATGCTGGGCAAGCAGTCGCCGGACATCGCCGCTGGCGTCGACGGCACCGACCGCAAGGCCAAGAAGCCGGAAGAACAGGGCGCGGGCGACCAGGGCCTGATGTTCGGCTATGCCTGCAACGAGGCCCCGGAATTCATGCCGGCCCCGATCTACTACTCGCACCGACTGGTCGAGCAGCAGGCCAAGGTCCGCAAGAAGAAGAACTCGCCGCTGCCGTGGCTGCGTCCGGATGCCAAGAGCCAGGTCACCCTGCGCTACAGCGAGGACGGCCGCATCGCCGGCCTGGATGCCGTGGTGCTGTCGACCCAGCACGACCCGGGCGTGAAGCAGAAGGACCTTATCGAGGCCGTGCGCGAGTACATCCTCAAGCCGGTGTTGCCGAAGGCGTGGCTGGATTCGCTGCCGAAGAACAAGGTGCATATCAACCCGACCGGCATATTCGTCATCGGTGGTCCGGTGGGCGACTGCGGCCTGACCGGCCGCAAGATCATCGTCGACACCTACGGCGGCATGGCCCGCCACGGTGGTGGTGCGTTCTCGGGCAAGGATCCGTCCAAGGTTGACCGTTCGGCCGCCTACGCCGCCCGCTACGTCGCCAAGAACGTGGTCGCCGCCGGCCTGGCCGACAAGTGCGAAGTGCAGGTCTCCTACGCCATCGGCGTGGCCGAGCCGACCTCGATCTCGGTCACCACCTTCGGCACCGGCAAGATCCCGGACGCGCAGATCGAGAAGCTGATCCGTGCGCACTTCGACCTGCGCCCGTACGGCATCATCAAGATGCTCGACCTGATCCACCCGATGTACCAGCAGACCGCGGCCTACGGCCACTTCGGCCGCAAGCCGAAGGAGTTCTCGTACATCGACGGCGAGGGCAAGACCCAGAACGCGACCGCCTTCTCCTGGGAGAAGACCGACCGCGCCGAGGCACTGCGCAAGGCCGCCAAGCTCAAGTAA